Proteins from a single region of Paraglaciecola sp. T6c:
- a CDS encoding nuclear transport factor 2 family protein, which produces MTHDLAANKQNAIDFYRTAYLGEPAKAVALYVGDTYIQHNPAVKDGKQGFIDYFTEMAEDYPVKSIEFVRAIAQGDLVALHTHQTWPDNMHYITMDFFRFDDAGKIVEHWDSIQEIPSDSKNGNTMY; this is translated from the coding sequence ATGACTCATGATCTAGCGGCGAACAAACAAAACGCCATTGATTTTTACCGCACGGCCTATTTAGGTGAGCCGGCCAAGGCCGTTGCACTTTACGTAGGCGACACGTACATACAACACAATCCAGCAGTGAAAGACGGTAAACAAGGTTTTATCGATTACTTCACTGAAATGGCTGAGGATTACCCTGTAAAAAGTATCGAATTTGTACGCGCTATTGCACAAGGGGATTTGGTCGCCCTGCACACTCACCAAACCTGGCCGGACAATATGCACTACATCACCATGGATTTTTTCCGTTTTGATGATGCAGGAAAAATCGTTGAGCATTGGGATTCAATACAAGAAATACCCAGTGATTCGAAAAACGGGAATACGATGTACTAA
- a CDS encoding RidA family protein, which translates to MNKLLLTCALSISLAMSANAFASDSPEARIKAAGFELPAPVKPIANYVTWRRSGNTLYLSGHGACEGNSILGKLGDTLNVEQGYEAAQRAGLCALATIKLAVGDLTKVKQVLQINGMVAAVPAFTDHSKVINGFSDLFVTAFGDDGKAARAAVGMSGLPGNMSVEVSAVIALKE; encoded by the coding sequence ATGAACAAGCTTTTACTTACGTGCGCTTTATCCATCAGCCTTGCGATGTCTGCAAACGCCTTTGCCAGCGATTCACCTGAAGCACGCATTAAAGCTGCTGGTTTCGAATTACCTGCCCCGGTAAAACCCATCGCTAATTATGTTACCTGGCGACGTTCAGGGAATACCTTGTACCTGTCAGGTCACGGTGCCTGCGAAGGTAACAGTATATTGGGAAAACTCGGCGATACGCTTAATGTTGAGCAAGGTTATGAGGCCGCTCAGCGCGCGGGTTTGTGTGCGCTGGCCACCATAAAATTGGCGGTAGGCGATTTAACGAAGGTTAAACAGGTGCTACAAATTAACGGCATGGTAGCAGCGGTTCCGGCGTTTACTGACCACTCGAAGGTCATCAATGGCTTTTCTGATCTGTTTGTCACGGCGTTTGGTGACGACGGCAAAGCCGCGCGGGCAGCGGTAGGTATGAGCGGCTTACCTGGCAATATGTCAGTAGAAGTCAGTGCGGTTATAGCATTAAAAGAATAA
- a CDS encoding aminotransferase class V-fold PLP-dependent enzyme, which translates to MSEDATNFDRRSMLKTLTAGAVCTLAASGMANSAPQISVAEFPAVPKGLSPESLAEDESFWAKVALFYDTAQGIVNLEHGYWGKMSRPVQEAYVDNTRMVNTDLSYYARKHYKNDERVSTLNVAKALGAREDEVVLTRNATESIHNLIRQYNRLEPDDAILYTDIDYPSFKDTMRWLAASGNLEAVEVTLPPQANQQQILDKYIEAFDKHPNLKLMLLTHVSNQHGLILPVAKVSAIAKLRGIDVICDCAQSWGLLDFNITELNVDWAGFNLHKWIGSPVGVGALYMKKGSLKKVSPYPGESDPKNISVNSRVHTATVNFASILTLPAAINFHNMLGGANKEARLRYLHALWATEARKMPHIEVLGGADGESCTGMGAFRLAGKTTLEEAKNLQQRLENEFGVFTVVRVGLSSGCCIRVTPQVFTSANDISQLLIALKNLG; encoded by the coding sequence ATGAGCGAAGACGCGACGAACTTTGATCGTAGAAGCATGCTAAAAACCTTAACTGCGGGGGCTGTTTGCACCCTTGCTGCATCAGGAATGGCCAACAGCGCGCCGCAGATCAGCGTGGCTGAATTTCCCGCCGTCCCTAAAGGGCTTTCCCCTGAATCCCTCGCTGAGGATGAATCTTTTTGGGCCAAGGTTGCACTGTTTTACGACACAGCCCAAGGCATTGTTAATTTGGAGCATGGTTATTGGGGCAAGATGTCTCGCCCAGTACAAGAAGCCTACGTAGACAATACCCGTATGGTTAACACTGACCTGTCTTACTATGCACGTAAACACTATAAAAACGACGAAAGAGTAAGCACCCTTAACGTTGCTAAAGCTCTTGGGGCACGGGAAGACGAAGTCGTGCTGACCCGCAATGCCACTGAATCAATTCATAACCTTATTCGCCAGTACAATCGATTAGAGCCAGATGATGCCATTCTGTATACGGACATCGATTATCCCAGCTTTAAAGACACCATGCGCTGGCTTGCGGCGTCTGGAAACCTCGAGGCGGTTGAGGTAACACTACCTCCTCAGGCAAATCAGCAGCAAATACTCGATAAGTACATTGAAGCCTTTGATAAACACCCTAATTTAAAATTAATGTTGCTCACTCATGTGAGTAATCAACATGGTTTGATTTTGCCCGTCGCTAAGGTTTCGGCCATCGCGAAGCTACGGGGTATAGATGTGATATGTGACTGCGCTCAATCATGGGGTTTGCTCGACTTCAATATCACAGAATTGAACGTAGATTGGGCAGGGTTTAATTTGCATAAATGGATTGGCAGCCCAGTGGGTGTGGGTGCGCTGTATATGAAAAAAGGCTCATTGAAAAAAGTATCCCCCTACCCTGGTGAATCTGACCCAAAAAACATCAGTGTGAATTCGCGCGTACACACAGCTACAGTCAACTTCGCTTCAATTTTAACCCTGCCTGCGGCTATCAATTTTCACAACATGCTTGGCGGCGCTAACAAAGAAGCGCGTCTGCGTTACTTACATGCCTTGTGGGCAACCGAAGCCCGTAAGATGCCACATATCGAAGTACTGGGCGGCGCTGACGGTGAGTCCTGTACAGGCATGGGTGCATTTCGCCTTGCGGGTAAAACAACGCTGGAAGAGGCGAAAAATCTACAGCAAAGGTTAGAAAACGAATTTGGCGTTTTTACAGTCGTTCGCGTCGGGTTATCCAGCGGTTGCTGTATTCGGGTTACACCACAGGTATTTACCTCAGCGAATGATATTAGCCAACTGCTTATCGCTTTGAAAAACCTCGGTTGA
- the leuA gene encoding 2-isopropylmalate synthase: MISQPHTKYQRFEGVSLPDRQWPNKHITHAPVWMSTDLRDGNQALIDPMSIDTKLRFFKELVAIGFKQIEVGFPSASDIDFNFVRLLIEKNHIPDDVTIEVLVQARFDLIERTVESLRGAKQAILHMYNPVAPAFRDIVYKTDKAGVKHIATQGTAWVKELTAQATEVNWTYQYSPEVFSSTEIEFAKDVCDAVVEVWQPSADNKIIINLPATVEMNTPNTYADQIEWMHRHLNRREHIVLSVHPHNDRGTAVAAAELAVMAGADRVEGCLFGNGERTGNVDLVTLAINLYTQGVNPELDFSNIDRVRNLVEECNQLPVHPRHPYAGELVFTAFSGSHQDAIKKGLAVQKEDTLWQVPYLPIDPADLGRSYDAVVRVNSQSGKGGVSFLLEREGGLQLPRKLQIEFSKIVQQHNDTSGKEMSASGIVSLFESTYLIQPDWIEFKQCQIKTVEQNQQQIDIQLIINNAEVNISGVGNGPIDAASRAMSQLIKTPLEIVDYHEHAIGEGSGVTAVCYLELRTGDTTTRFGVAKDSNIMTAAVKAMLSGINRSEQQESIQTAVAKAYTFDLKQAVCSA, translated from the coding sequence ATGATCAGCCAACCACATACCAAATATCAACGCTTTGAAGGGGTTAGCTTACCTGATCGCCAATGGCCGAATAAACACATTACTCATGCTCCTGTCTGGATGAGCACCGACTTGCGCGACGGCAATCAAGCGCTGATAGATCCCATGTCGATTGACACGAAATTGCGCTTTTTTAAAGAATTAGTCGCTATTGGCTTTAAACAAATTGAAGTGGGCTTTCCGTCAGCGTCAGACATTGATTTTAATTTTGTGCGCTTACTGATCGAAAAAAATCACATCCCAGATGACGTCACTATTGAAGTGCTAGTTCAAGCACGCTTTGACTTAATCGAGCGCACAGTAGAAAGCTTACGCGGTGCGAAGCAAGCTATATTGCATATGTACAATCCTGTCGCCCCTGCCTTTCGCGATATTGTGTATAAAACCGATAAAGCCGGTGTAAAGCATATTGCCACCCAAGGCACAGCGTGGGTGAAGGAATTGACTGCCCAAGCAACAGAGGTAAATTGGACGTATCAATACTCGCCCGAGGTGTTTTCTAGCACCGAAATTGAGTTTGCCAAAGACGTATGTGATGCAGTAGTAGAGGTGTGGCAGCCAAGTGCCGACAACAAAATTATCATTAATTTGCCAGCCACCGTTGAGATGAACACCCCGAATACCTACGCAGACCAAATAGAATGGATGCATCGTCATCTTAACCGCCGAGAGCATATTGTATTGAGTGTGCACCCACATAATGATCGCGGCACAGCCGTGGCAGCAGCAGAGCTAGCCGTGATGGCAGGTGCCGACCGAGTTGAAGGCTGCTTGTTTGGCAATGGTGAGCGTACGGGCAACGTGGATTTAGTCACCCTTGCAATCAACCTATACACCCAAGGTGTTAACCCGGAGTTGGATTTTTCGAATATCGATAGAGTGCGCAACTTAGTGGAAGAATGTAACCAGTTGCCTGTGCACCCTCGCCACCCTTATGCCGGGGAGTTAGTCTTTACCGCCTTTTCAGGCTCTCACCAAGACGCGATTAAAAAAGGCTTGGCGGTACAAAAAGAAGATACCCTATGGCAAGTGCCTTATTTACCAATTGATCCCGCTGATTTAGGCCGCAGCTACGATGCTGTTGTGAGAGTAAACAGCCAGTCAGGAAAAGGGGGCGTGAGCTTCTTACTTGAACGCGAAGGGGGTTTGCAGTTACCGCGTAAATTACAGATTGAATTCAGTAAAATCGTACAGCAACACAATGACACCAGCGGTAAGGAAATGAGCGCTTCGGGTATTGTGTCGCTTTTTGAATCAACATATTTGATTCAACCCGATTGGATTGAGTTTAAACAGTGCCAAATTAAAACCGTTGAACAAAACCAACAGCAAATCGACATTCAGCTGATTATTAACAACGCTGAGGTGAATATTAGCGGTGTGGGTAATGGGCCAATCGATGCGGCGTCCCGCGCGATGAGTCAATTGATAAAAACGCCACTTGAGATTGTTGATTACCATGAGCACGCAATTGGCGAGGGCTCTGGGGTCACCGCTGTATGTTACTTAGAATTAAGAACGGGTGACACCACAACTCGTTTCGGTGTCGCCAAAGACAGCAATATTATGACCGCGGCTGTCAAAGCGATGCTAAGCGGTATTAATAGAAGCGAGCAACAAGAAAGCATCCAAACCGCGGTTGCCAAGGCTTACACATTTGACCTAAAGCAAGCCGTTTGCTCTGCTTAG
- a CDS encoding Lrp/AsnC family transcriptional regulator — protein MELDKYDRHILEIIQHKGRISNQELADAINLSPSPCLRRVRQLEESGLIDGYVALVNARKLGLNLLSFIQIIMDKHTPERFAKFEESVMGFSEVLECHLITGQAADYVLKVIVKDMDDFQQFLLDKLTRIEGVSGVHSSFVLKSPVKKTSLPV, from the coding sequence GTGGAACTTGATAAATACGATCGCCATATTCTTGAAATAATTCAGCACAAGGGCAGGATCTCAAACCAAGAACTAGCCGATGCGATTAACTTATCCCCATCGCCCTGTTTGCGCCGGGTACGGCAATTAGAAGAAAGCGGATTGATAGATGGTTATGTGGCGCTAGTAAATGCGCGTAAGCTTGGTTTAAACCTGTTGTCTTTTATTCAAATTATTATGGATAAACACACCCCAGAGCGTTTCGCTAAGTTTGAGGAGAGCGTAATGGGGTTTAGCGAAGTGTTGGAGTGCCACTTGATCACCGGACAAGCCGCCGATTACGTGCTTAAAGTCATTGTAAAAGACATGGACGATTTTCAGCAATTTTTGCTCGATAAACTTACTCGCATTGAAGGCGTCAGCGGGGTTCACTCTTCGTTTGTGCTTAAATCTCCCGTGAAGAAAACCTCATTGCCAGTTTAA
- the yiaY gene encoding L-threonine dehydrogenase: MSNTFYIPAVNIMGENALEDAIQQIESLGFKNALIVTDPGMTQLGVVAEVQNLLQEKDVNSFVFDGVQPNPTVNNVNAGLDVLHTHECDCVISLGGGSAHDCAKGIALVATNGGHISDYEGVDVSKKAQLPLISINTTAGTASEMTRFCIITDQERHIKMAIVDKNVTPILSVNDPRLMAGMPASLTAATGMDALTHAIEAYVSTAADPITDACAIKAIELIRDNLHEAVHNGTNMAAREQMAYAQFLAGMAFNNASLGYVHAMAHQLGGFYNLPHGVCNAVLLPHVQKYNAQEAAPRLKHIAKALGVAVDSLTDEAGAEAAISAIVSLSRSVNIPAGLAELGAKEADFDILATNAMNDACGLTNPIQPTHEHVVAIFKVAM; the protein is encoded by the coding sequence ATGAGCAACACATTCTATATTCCTGCCGTTAATATCATGGGCGAGAATGCCCTCGAGGATGCTATTCAACAAATTGAGTCCCTTGGGTTCAAAAATGCTTTGATTGTAACCGACCCGGGCATGACACAGTTAGGTGTGGTCGCTGAAGTACAAAACTTGCTCCAAGAGAAAGATGTTAATAGCTTTGTGTTTGACGGCGTTCAACCTAACCCGACCGTGAACAATGTAAACGCGGGGCTTGATGTACTGCACACCCATGAATGTGATTGCGTAATCTCTCTCGGCGGAGGCTCAGCCCATGATTGTGCTAAAGGTATCGCGCTGGTGGCGACAAATGGAGGCCACATCAGTGATTATGAAGGTGTTGATGTATCTAAAAAGGCGCAGCTACCGTTAATCAGCATTAATACAACAGCGGGCACTGCGTCAGAAATGACGCGCTTCTGCATCATTACTGATCAAGAAAGACATATAAAAATGGCGATTGTGGATAAAAACGTTACGCCTATATTGTCCGTTAATGATCCAAGACTGATGGCGGGTATGCCTGCATCTTTAACCGCCGCGACAGGTATGGACGCACTGACTCATGCGATTGAAGCTTACGTATCTACTGCCGCCGATCCGATCACAGATGCATGTGCTATCAAAGCCATCGAGCTTATCCGCGATAACTTGCATGAGGCAGTGCATAACGGCACCAATATGGCTGCCCGTGAGCAAATGGCCTATGCACAGTTTCTAGCTGGTATGGCGTTCAATAATGCGTCTTTAGGCTATGTTCATGCTATGGCACACCAATTAGGCGGTTTTTACAATTTACCTCATGGTGTGTGCAACGCGGTATTACTGCCACATGTGCAAAAATACAATGCGCAAGAAGCAGCACCTCGCCTAAAACATATTGCCAAAGCACTAGGAGTAGCGGTAGATAGTTTAACGGATGAAGCGGGTGCAGAGGCGGCCATTAGTGCCATAGTGTCATTGTCACGCAGTGTGAATATTCCAGCCGGTCTTGCCGAGCTTGGTGCGAAAGAAGCTGATTTCGACATTCTCGCCACCAATGCAATGAACGATGCCTGCGGCTTAACAAATCCAATTCAACCAACCCATGAGCATGTGGTCGCTATTTTCAAAGTCGCCATGTGA
- a CDS encoding LysE family translocator translates to MHILNFEAFLLAITLLTLTPGIDTVLVIKNSSRSGGRDGIVTSLGICLGLFVHATFSAVGISAILLQSAELFMVIKWIGAAYLIWLGIGALKAALKGDASVAIDASGVRISSLNRSLKEGFLSNVLNPKTAVFYLAFLPQFIDPQYSPFLQAMTMAAIHFVIAMVWQCGLAGAVSSAKRFFASSAAMRWMEGISGSVLVFLGSKLIFDDAPVKSN, encoded by the coding sequence ATGCATATTTTAAATTTCGAAGCTTTTTTGTTGGCTATCACCCTATTAACCCTCACCCCAGGGATTGATACCGTGTTGGTGATCAAAAACTCGAGTCGTTCTGGAGGGCGTGACGGCATAGTGACTAGCCTTGGCATCTGTCTTGGTTTGTTCGTACATGCGACCTTTTCAGCAGTGGGCATATCAGCGATTTTATTACAATCCGCTGAACTTTTTATGGTAATAAAATGGATAGGCGCTGCATATTTAATTTGGTTAGGCATTGGAGCATTAAAAGCTGCGCTTAAAGGTGATGCAAGTGTTGCCATTGATGCTAGCGGCGTGAGAATTTCAAGCCTGAATCGCTCGTTAAAAGAGGGCTTTTTATCGAATGTGCTTAACCCTAAAACCGCCGTGTTTTATCTTGCCTTTTTACCGCAATTTATCGACCCTCAGTACTCGCCGTTTCTGCAAGCAATGACTATGGCAGCAATACACTTTGTGATTGCCATGGTGTGGCAGTGCGGTCTTGCAGGCGCTGTCAGCTCAGCTAAACGCTTCTTTGCTAGCAGTGCAGCTATGCGCTGGATGGAAGGTATTTCTGGTAGCGTATTAGTCTTTCTAGGATCGAAACTTATTTTCGATGATGCTCCGGTAAAATCCAATTAA
- a CDS encoding DUF6515 family protein, with protein sequence MTHSLKRHIKRSVKLAVKRSKQGMKCRFAFIALISCLLLTSCGLFHGRHSGGHGNVNVRGGGNGPAALIILGVGVAIGTIISAIPDKHTPISSGRYYADGIFYRDTSQGYEVISAPMGVWVNDIPAQHRLSRFQNRDYIECRGVWYRYSENTQQYQVIKNPYK encoded by the coding sequence ATGACCCACTCTTTGAAGCGACATATAAAACGATCTGTAAAACTAGCTGTGAAACGCTCAAAGCAAGGTATGAAGTGCCGATTCGCTTTTATTGCGTTAATTAGCTGTTTGCTTTTAACGTCTTGTGGCTTATTTCACGGTCGGCATTCAGGTGGTCATGGTAACGTTAATGTTCGAGGCGGAGGTAATGGGCCGGCAGCGCTAATTATATTAGGCGTAGGAGTTGCGATTGGCACCATCATATCCGCCATACCCGACAAACATACCCCTATCAGCTCAGGCCGCTATTATGCTGATGGCATATTTTACCGCGATACGTCACAGGGTTACGAGGTGATTTCTGCACCGATGGGCGTCTGGGTAAATGACATCCCTGCCCAGCACAGACTGTCACGCTTTCAAAATAGAGATTACATTGAATGCAGAGGGGTTTGGTATCGTTATAGTGAAAATACTCAACAATATCAGGTAATTAAAAATCCTTATAAATAG
- a CDS encoding aminotransferase class I/II-fold pyridoxal phosphate-dependent enzyme, translating into MKYSQRAQAISPFFAMAFGAKAAELEAQGHHVIKLNIGEPDFGAPPDVLLAMQNLATTSPLPYTSALGLPELRAAIAGFYKMAHNVDISPDRVVVTAGASAALLLLSAAFVDAGDNVIMGDPSYPCNRQFIKSFGGNVQLVPTTADSRFQLNMDLLENHWHSGTRGLMLATPSNPTGTAVAPDELQAMCAFAKSRGAWRIIDEIYLNLHHGDAGFQPITALSFDDEALVINSFSKYFGMTGWRLGWCVVPERAVPVMERMAQNYYICPSTLAQKAALECFTPASIAVCESRRAMLKSRKELILAGLKECGLHVPVQPDGAFYVYIDVRPTGLSAMDFCERALQEAHVALTPGNDFGEFQGDDYVRLSFASAESELQEGLVRLSGFMQNLT; encoded by the coding sequence TTGAAATATTCACAGCGCGCCCAAGCTATATCGCCCTTCTTTGCCATGGCATTTGGGGCTAAAGCAGCCGAATTAGAAGCACAAGGCCATCATGTTATTAAGCTTAATATCGGTGAGCCCGATTTTGGCGCGCCACCTGATGTGTTACTTGCTATGCAGAACCTGGCCACGACTTCCCCTCTACCCTATACGTCAGCGCTGGGGTTACCCGAGCTCCGTGCTGCTATCGCAGGCTTTTATAAAATGGCGCATAACGTCGATATAAGCCCGGATCGTGTGGTCGTGACGGCGGGCGCTTCTGCTGCGTTGTTGCTGTTATCGGCGGCGTTTGTAGACGCTGGGGATAATGTGATCATGGGCGATCCTTCTTATCCCTGTAACCGGCAATTCATAAAGAGCTTCGGAGGCAATGTTCAATTAGTGCCGACGACAGCAGATTCACGCTTTCAGTTGAATATGGACTTGCTTGAAAATCACTGGCACAGCGGTACGCGAGGTTTAATGTTAGCCACACCGTCAAACCCAACAGGCACAGCCGTTGCACCAGATGAATTGCAGGCAATGTGCGCGTTCGCTAAAAGCCGCGGTGCGTGGCGTATCATTGATGAGATTTACCTTAATTTGCATCACGGTGACGCAGGTTTTCAGCCGATTACCGCGTTATCATTCGATGATGAAGCACTTGTTATCAATAGCTTTTCTAAATATTTCGGCATGACTGGCTGGCGCTTAGGTTGGTGTGTGGTACCTGAGCGCGCTGTACCTGTTATGGAGCGCATGGCGCAAAACTATTACATTTGTCCATCAACCCTCGCCCAAAAAGCCGCCCTCGAATGTTTTACACCGGCTTCTATTGCCGTGTGTGAGTCCCGCAGAGCGATGCTTAAGTCTCGAAAAGAATTGATTTTAGCCGGGTTGAAAGAGTGTGGTTTGCACGTGCCTGTCCAGCCAGATGGCGCATTTTACGTCTATATTGATGTTCGCCCTACCGGCCTTTCAGCCATGGACTTTTGTGAGCGTGCACTGCAAGAAGCCCACGTAGCACTCACTCCAGGCAATGATTTTGGCGAATTTCAAGGGGATGATTACGTACGTTTGTCGTTCGCCTCCGCTGAGAGTGAGTTACAAGAGGGATTGGTAAGGTTGAGTGGTTTTATGCAAAATTTAACATAG
- a CDS encoding TonB-dependent receptor plug domain-containing protein — protein sequence MNLKPLIPCLMLFNTSAQAQLFNDNKPNVKHIENTPLETMVVTGTRTELAQSQSPIPIEVITGAQLQQVSHGTLASALNFIPGVVTKRNEKDGYTVQMQGFDGDHVLVLLDSQPLISPTGSSVDLDQISVLNIERIEVLRGAASVLYGSSAMGGVINVITRKQNRNSAKFRYQASSYMQNAIDSGDVAGLYQLNVNQMILGWQGSVSAQKIDDPGFDYDQNTLSQSAPSTDKSFVNLGLARDFGEVHLALKTRYFSDEKSKLRYAIPGQVGDISYISDVEQWQHDISVSQSQVWKVQGRYLQHDETSGDSNGLRDAQITLAEIDSQYQWQLSDVALVSGLVLHRDELYQVKQASTAGVAGTVEIDDQSRDSVEAYTQASWQYGDHELVAGLRAQNDSDFGVHSAARVNGLFTLSDDKNDLWQLRVGAGQSYRVPTLKERFYVFDHSNLGYMVLGNEDLDPETALSGNFELSYHGSVQRLFGANRSRDAAGNNSRSDSNKNAHSAYPRLSLRANIHYAKAQDFINTVTDVEASAQTGLLISRYANVDQTYMKGADLSLKLGWQKVDYQLSYSYLHATDGDGVYLAERPTHQIKTNLTWRLPYDINALAYVVYETGEHPSSTQLGIEKDDWLSVNLSVNQHINDHWQWNAGIDNLFDEHQNSDAIAQGLLDVRPLSSQRVFVGVSYQFY from the coding sequence GTGAACTTAAAACCCCTCATACCTTGCCTAATGTTGTTCAATACCAGTGCTCAGGCGCAGTTATTCAATGACAACAAGCCCAATGTAAAACATATTGAAAATACACCGTTAGAGACAATGGTGGTAACGGGCACGCGCACCGAGCTTGCCCAATCACAAAGCCCAATTCCTATTGAGGTGATTACAGGAGCACAATTACAACAAGTGAGTCATGGCACGTTAGCCAGTGCGCTCAACTTCATTCCTGGAGTGGTCACTAAGCGTAACGAAAAAGACGGCTACACAGTGCAAATGCAAGGTTTTGACGGAGATCATGTATTGGTCCTGCTTGACAGCCAACCGCTAATTTCACCCACTGGCTCGTCGGTAGATTTAGACCAAATCAGTGTGCTAAACATTGAGCGTATAGAAGTGTTACGCGGTGCGGCGTCTGTGCTTTATGGTAGCTCTGCTATGGGCGGAGTGATCAACGTTATCACCCGTAAACAGAATCGAAATAGTGCCAAGTTCCGATACCAAGCAAGCAGTTATATGCAAAATGCCATCGATTCTGGTGATGTGGCTGGGTTATACCAATTAAACGTTAACCAAATGATTTTGGGCTGGCAGGGAAGTGTTAGCGCACAAAAAATTGATGATCCAGGCTTTGATTACGACCAAAATACACTCTCACAAAGTGCACCCAGTACGGATAAGTCGTTTGTTAATCTGGGGTTGGCTAGGGACTTTGGTGAAGTTCACTTGGCGTTAAAGACCCGCTATTTCAGCGATGAAAAAAGCAAATTGCGCTATGCCATTCCTGGACAAGTTGGAGACATTAGTTATATATCCGACGTCGAGCAGTGGCAGCACGATATCAGTGTGAGTCAAAGCCAAGTATGGAAGGTACAAGGGCGCTATCTACAACATGATGAAACCAGCGGAGATTCAAACGGTCTGCGTGATGCCCAAATCACGTTGGCAGAAATAGACAGTCAATATCAGTGGCAACTAAGCGATGTCGCCCTTGTATCAGGCTTGGTATTGCATCGTGATGAACTTTATCAAGTTAAGCAAGCCAGCACGGCCGGTGTCGCTGGCACTGTTGAAATTGATGACCAAAGTCGTGACAGTGTTGAGGCTTACACGCAAGCCAGTTGGCAATATGGCGATCATGAATTGGTTGCGGGCCTTCGAGCACAAAATGACAGTGACTTTGGGGTACATTCTGCGGCGCGGGTAAATGGTTTGTTTACCCTAAGCGATGATAAAAATGACTTATGGCAATTGCGAGTTGGGGCAGGGCAAAGCTATCGCGTTCCTACGTTAAAAGAACGCTTTTATGTATTTGATCACAGCAACTTAGGTTACATGGTGCTGGGCAATGAAGACCTTGACCCGGAAACCGCCCTAAGTGGCAACTTTGAGCTGAGTTACCACGGCAGTGTTCAGCGCTTGTTTGGTGCTAATCGATCGCGCGATGCCGCTGGCAATAACTCTCGCAGTGACTCAAACAAAAACGCTCACAGCGCCTACCCGCGCTTGTCGCTAAGAGCCAATATTCATTACGCCAAAGCGCAAGATTTTATTAATACAGTGACCGACGTTGAGGCTTCAGCGCAAACTGGTTTATTGATTTCCCGCTACGCCAATGTCGACCAAACCTATATGAAAGGGGCAGATCTGTCGCTTAAGCTGGGTTGGCAAAAAGTGGATTATCAACTGAGCTACAGCTATCTACATGCCACCGATGGCGATGGTGTTTACTTGGCTGAACGGCCCACGCATCAGATTAAGACAAACCTCACTTGGCGACTCCCTTACGATATCAATGCGTTAGCCTACGTGGTGTATGAAACGGGCGAGCATCCAAGCAGCACACAATTGGGTATCGAAAAAGACGATTGGCTCAGCGTTAATCTCAGCGTAAATCAGCACATTAACGACCACTGGCAGTGGAATGCCGGTATCGACAACCTCTTTGATGAACATCAAAACAGCGATGCTATCGCCCAAGGCTTACTCGATGTAAGGCCCCTTTCAAGCCAGCGGGTATTTGTCGGCGTTAGCTATCAATTCTATTAA